A segment of the Prochlorococcus marinus str. MIT 9215 genome:
CCAGTTATTTTAGATAAGTTTTGAATTCCATCTCTGAGTTCAATTGATAACAAATCAAATGGTAATTTATTTTTAATTATTTCATCAGTATCATTTAAATTAGATAGGCAAGCAGACAAATTTGCAAGATGCCTTTCGTTTAAGAATATATTGATATTTTCTACTTGTTTTAATCCGCATTTTTTTATGATTGTGTCTATTAATAATCTTTCACCATCATTATTCTTAATACTCATAAGAATTGTGTTTTTTAACTCATTTGAATTAATATTTTTGCAATCAATTAAATCTTTTTTATTGCCCAAAATAGTAATTAATTTTTCTTTGGGAATTTCTTGTATTATTTTTTTGTCTTCTTCATTAAATCCTTCTTCAAGACTATAAATATAAATTATAAAATCTGACTCTTTTATTTTCCTAAAACTTTTTTTAATTCCAATTCTTTCAATTTGTTCACTGGTTTCTCTTATGCCAGCAGTATCAATTATTTTCATTGGAATATCATTAATAGTTAAATTAATTTCAATAACATCTCTAGTTGTTCCAGGAATATTAGTTACAATTGCTTTCTCTTTTTTTGCAAGCAAATTTAATAAAGAGCTTTTACCAACATTTGTTTTACCTATAAGCGCAATGGATATTCCATTGTGAATATATGAATTTCTTTTTGCATTTTCTATTAGTAATTCTATTTTTTCTTTTACTTTTTTAATGTTTTTTAGATATTTGGTATAATCAAAATCTGTAAAGTCTTCTTCAAAATCAACTCTCGCTTCTATTTCGCAAAGTTGATTTATAAGGTCATTTTTAATATCGTTAATTTTTTTCTTTATTTCTCCTTGAATCCCACTAAAAGCTAACTCTGCTGATCTTGTATTGCTTGCATTAATTAATTGATTAATTGACTCGGCTTGAGTAAGGTCTATTTTCCCATTAAGAAAAGCTCTTTGACTGAATTCTCCTGGGTTTGCAAGTCTAACTCTAGAATTACTAGATAATAATATCTTTAGAACTTTATTCACTATTATAATTCCTCCATGGCAATGAAGTTCAACAACATCCTCTCCTGTGAAGCTATTTGGTGATTTCATTACTGAAATTAAAACTTCATCTATAAATTTATTTTGTTTATTTTCCTGAATAAAACCATGAAAAACTCTATGTGATTCCCATGCATATTTAGATTTAGTTTGAACAATCTTTTTGCAAGAATTTATTGAGTCTTTCCCTGATACTCTGATTATCGCAACTCCTCCTTTCCCTATACTTATAGCTGAAGCAATTGCGGCTATCGTATCTTCTGTAGTAACTATCGAATCCATTTCTCGCTTTGTTATGGATAATTAAGTAAGATTATCAAGAATTTTGAAATTTTTCTTTCTGAATGAGATTTAAAAGAGATATTACCTATAAGAAAATTCTATCATTATTTAGGAATCAGAATGGAAGTCCTTTCTTTAATGCTAAAGGTTTAGCTATAGGGGTATTTAGTGGCTGCTTTCCTTTCTTTGGGTTTCAGACTTTAATAGGGGTATTTTTTGCAAAAATAGCCAAGGGAAATATTATTCTAGCTGCAATTGGTACCTGGATAAGCAATCCTTTTACTTATATTCCACTTTATTATTTTAACTATAAAGTTGGTTCAATTTTTTTAAATAATTCTTCTAATAAAATTCTTGAAAAAAGTTTAGTTATTGATGACTTATGGAAACAAGGTAGAATTTTTTCCCTAAAATTACTCTTAGGTTCATCTTGTGTAGGTATTTTACTAGCTTTGATTTGTGGCAGTATTGTTTTCTTTATCTACAAGATAAAAAATAAAAAATAGATTGATCTGATTTTAAAATTAACTTTGTCCAACTCTGGCAATATCTAAAACATCTGCCATTGATTTAATTTGTTCAATTGTTTTGTGAAGTTGATTATAACTTTCAAGACCTACACAAAGATTTATAATTGCTGGTTTACCATAAGCAGTTTTAACATTGGCATCGCTAACGTTTATACCTTTATCAGATAATCGCATAAGAATATCTTTAAGAACTCCAACTCTATCAATTACTTCTATTCTTAGCTGAATTGGAAACTTATTATCGCCAGTTTTATTATCTTGATTCCAACTTACAGGTAATCTTCTCTCTATTGGAATTGGTATTACATTTTCACAATCTTCCCTATGTATAGTTATCCCATGGTTGCCGAGCGACACAGTTCCGATAATATCCTCGCCTGGGAGTGGGGCACAGCATTTACCTATTCTGTAATCAAGACCTTCTATCCCGGAAATTGGTGATTTAGCTGCTGTATTAGATTGATTAGTGGATAAATTACTATTACTTTTAAGAGATTTTGCTATTTCAGAGTCAGAATCATTTCTCACATCTTCTGTCTGTAATTTTATTTCTTCTCTTAGTCTGTTTAATACTTGATGCAAAGTTAAACCACCAAAACCAAGAGATGCAAGAAGGTCTTCGGTAGTTTTTAAATTGCATCGATTTGCAACTTTTTTCATGGCTTCACTAGAAAGTAATGCTTCAAAACCGTTTCTACCTACTTCTTTTTCAAGTAAATCTCTACCTCTTTTAATCGTTTCATCACGATGGCTTTTCTTATACCATTGGCGAATTCTATTTTTAGCAGTTGGCGTAACTACAAAGTTCAGCCAATCCAAGCTTGGAGTAGCATTATTACTTGTCAAAATTTCTATGAAGTCACCATTTTGAAGTGCTGTAGATAATGGAGAAAGCTTTTCATTAATTCTTATTCCATTACAGTGATTTCCAACTTCAGAATGAATTCTGTAGGCGAAATCTATCGCGGTAGATCCTTTTCTCAAACCAACAACATCTCCTTTTGGAGTGATCACAAATACTTCTTCATCAAATAAATCTTCTTTAATTGAAGCTAAATAATCATTATGATCTCTTTCATTACCTTCTTGTTGCCATTCTACTAATTGTCTTAGCCAATTAAATCTCTCGGCATTACTTTTAGCAGGAGAACCACCCTCTTTGTATTGCCAATGAGCGGCAATACCATATTCAGCAATTTGATGCATCGAAGTAGTTCTAATTTGAACTTCAATAGGTCGATGTCTTCCAATAACAGAAGTGTGTAAGGACTGGTATCCATTGGGTTTTGGTAATCCTATATAGTCTTTAAATCTACCTGGAATTGGTTTGAAAGTATCATGAACGACTGCTAAAGCTCGATAACAACTATCTGAATTGTCCACGATAATTCTTAGGGCAGCAACATCATAAATCTCGTGAAAATGCTTTTGTTGTCTTTCCATTTTGCTCCAGATACCATAAAGATGTTTTGGCCTTCCTGTTATTTCAAAATTTTTCAAACCTGCTGAAATCAAGTTTTCCTTCATAAGATTCAAAGTTAATTTTAATCTTTTTTCTCTATCACTTCTTTTAACAGCGATTTGATCTTTAAGATCTAGATATTCTTTAGGCTCTAGGAATTTAAAAGCTAAATCTTCTAATTCCCATTTAAATCTGTTTATTCCTAGTCGATTAGCTAATGGTGCATAAATCTCTCTTGTTTCTCTCGCTATTCTTAGT
Coding sequences within it:
- the mnmE gene encoding tRNA uridine-5-carboxymethylaminomethyl(34) synthesis GTPase MnmE encodes the protein MDSIVTTEDTIAAIASAISIGKGGVAIIRVSGKDSINSCKKIVQTKSKYAWESHRVFHGFIQENKQNKFIDEVLISVMKSPNSFTGEDVVELHCHGGIIIVNKVLKILLSSNSRVRLANPGEFSQRAFLNGKIDLTQAESINQLINASNTRSAELAFSGIQGEIKKKINDIKNDLINQLCEIEARVDFEEDFTDFDYTKYLKNIKKVKEKIELLIENAKRNSYIHNGISIALIGKTNVGKSSLLNLLAKKEKAIVTNIPGTTRDVIEINLTINDIPMKIIDTAGIRETSEQIERIGIKKSFRKIKESDFIIYIYSLEEGFNEEDKKIIQEIPKEKLITILGNKKDLIDCKNINSNELKNTILMSIKNNDGERLLIDTIIKKCGLKQVENINIFLNERHLANLSACLSNLNDTDEIIKNKLPFDLLSIELRDGIQNLSKITGQELTEELLDNIFSKFCIGK
- a CDS encoding DUF2062 domain-containing protein — translated: MRFKRDITYKKILSLFRNQNGSPFFNAKGLAIGVFSGCFPFFGFQTLIGVFFAKIAKGNIILAAIGTWISNPFTYIPLYYFNYKVGSIFLNNSSNKILEKSLVIDDLWKQGRIFSLKLLLGSSCVGILLALICGSIVFFIYKIKNKK
- a CDS encoding RelA/SpoT family protein, with amino-acid sequence MSEAAANSKEKNEIEVSKTILPENKKYESEFLNYQINIPDWLLKDIHNFEKSNTENDENQNLIAKAFKLAYKAHDGQFRASGEPYIIHPVAVANLLKEIGASSSVIAAGLLHDVVEDTGIDLYEIETNFGLEVKILVEGVTKLGGIHFNNRTEAQAENLRKMFLAMASDIRVVLVKLADRLHNMRTIEWLNDEKKLRIARETREIYAPLANRLGINRFKWELEDLAFKFLEPKEYLDLKDQIAVKRSDREKRLKLTLNLMKENLISAGLKNFEITGRPKHLYGIWSKMERQQKHFHEIYDVAALRIIVDNSDSCYRALAVVHDTFKPIPGRFKDYIGLPKPNGYQSLHTSVIGRHRPIEVQIRTTSMHQIAEYGIAAHWQYKEGGSPAKSNAERFNWLRQLVEWQQEGNERDHNDYLASIKEDLFDEEVFVITPKGDVVGLRKGSTAIDFAYRIHSEVGNHCNGIRINEKLSPLSTALQNGDFIEILTSNNATPSLDWLNFVVTPTAKNRIRQWYKKSHRDETIKRGRDLLEKEVGRNGFEALLSSEAMKKVANRCNLKTTEDLLASLGFGGLTLHQVLNRLREEIKLQTEDVRNDSDSEIAKSLKSNSNLSTNQSNTAAKSPISGIEGLDYRIGKCCAPLPGEDIIGTVSLGNHGITIHREDCENVIPIPIERRLPVSWNQDNKTGDNKFPIQLRIEVIDRVGVLKDILMRLSDKGINVSDANVKTAYGKPAIINLCVGLESYNQLHKTIEQIKSMADVLDIARVGQS